In the Sarcophilus harrisii chromosome 1, mSarHar1.11, whole genome shotgun sequence genome, one interval contains:
- the LOC100920337 gene encoding LOW QUALITY PROTEIN: transcription initiation factor TFIID subunit 4-like (The sequence of the model RefSeq protein was modified relative to this genomic sequence to represent the inferred CDS: inserted 5 bases in 3 codons; deleted 1 base in 1 codon; substituted 1 base at 1 genomic stop codon), with product MDLSSEIRQKPRTPTATTSSIRATLTPTVLAPCLPQPPQNPTNIQNFQLPPDFXAQMQAQAHAQSQPQNTMAPCPATSTSAPPVQISTVQAPGTPIIAXQVTPTTIIKQESQAQTTVQPTTTLQHSPVVQPQIVLGSTAQITALGTTSAVQPRTPQRTVQQGTTATSAAATETMENVKKCKNFLSTLIKLASSGKQSTETAANVKELVQNLLDGKIEAEDFTSRLYXELNSSPQPYLVPFLKRSLPALRQLTPDSAAFIQQSQQQQPPTQATTALTAVVLSSSIQCTAGKTAATVTSTLQPPVISLTQPTPVTVSKQGQPTPLVIQQPQKPGALIRPPQVILTQTPMVALRQPHNCIMLTTPQQIQLNQPQTVPVIKPAVLPGTKALSTILAQAAAAQKNKPKEPGGGSFRDDDDINDVASMAGVNLSEESARILATNSELVGTLTRSCKGETFLLSAPLQRRILEIGKKHGITELHPDVVSYVSHATQQRLQNLIEKVSETAQQKNLSYKDDERYEQASDVRAQLKFFEQLDQIDKQRKDEQXREILMRAAKSLSRQEDPEQLRLKQKAKEMQQQELAQMRQRDANLTALAAIGPRKKRKMDSPGPGSGTEGSGTSIAVPGSSGVGTTRQFMRQRITQVNLRDLIFCLENEPETSHSRLLYKAFLK from the exons ATGGATCTGAGTTCAGAAATA aggcagaagccaaggactcCAACAGCTACTACAAGTAGTATCCGAGCAACGTTGACTCCTACAGTTTTAGCACCCTGTCTGCCTCAACCACCTCAGAATCCtacaaatattcaaaattttcaattacCCCCAGACTT GGCACAGATGCAGGCACAGGCCCATGCTCAGTCCCAGCCTCAGAATACCATGGCACCATGCCCTGCAACTTCCACAAGTGCCCCTCCTGTTCAGATATCAACTGTGCAGGCTCCTGGAACACCAATTATTG TGCAAGTGACACCAACTACCATAATTAAGCAAGAGTCTCAGGCACAAACAACGGTACAGCCAACTACAACATTACAGCATTCTCCTGTAGTCCAGCCTCAGATTGTTTTGGGTAGTACTGCACAGATAACTGCATTAGGAACAACCTCTGCTGTACAGCCTAGAACTCCTCAAAGGACTGTACAACAAGGAACCACAGCAACTTCTGCTGCCGCCACAGAAACTATGGAAAATGTGAAGAAATGTAAGAAT TTCTTATCTACATTAATAAAACTGGCCTCATCTGGTAAACAGTCTACAGAGACAGCAGCAAATGTCAAAGAACTAGTACAGAACTTGctagatgggaaaattgaagcAGAAGATTTTACCAGTAGGTTATACTGAGAACTTAATTCTTCACCTCAACCTTACCTCGTGCCTTTCCTTAAGAGGAGTTTACCTGCCTTGAGACAATTAACACCAGATTCGGCAGCTTTTATCCAGCAAAGTCAGCAACAGCAGCCCCCGACACAAGCAACAACTGCCCTGACAGCAGTGGTGTTGAGCAGCTCCATTCAGTGCACAGCAGGGAAGACTGCTGCTACTGTCACAAGCACTCTTCAGCCGCCAGTCATCAGTCTGACACAACCCACACCAGTCACCGTTAGCAAACAAGGACAACCTACACCTCTGGTTATCCAACAACCACAGAAACCAGGGGCATTGATAAGACCTCCGCAGGTAATATTGACACAAACTCCTATGGTAGCATTGAGACAGCCACACAATTGTATTATGCTCACAACTCCTCAACAAATTCAACTAAATCAGCCTCAAACAGTTCCTGTGATCAAACCTGCTGTATTACCTGGCACCAAAGCTCTTTCTACTATTTTGGCACAAGCAGCTGCTGCACAAAAGAATAAACCTAAAGAACCTGGAGGTGGTTCTTTCAGGGATGATGATGACATTAATGATGTTGCATCAATGGCAGGAGTAAACTTATCAGAGGAAAGTGCAAGGATATTGGCAACAAATTCTGAATTAGTGGGCACATTAACAAGATCTTGTAAAGGTGAAACCTTTCTCCTTTCAGCACCTTTACAAAGAAGGATATTAGAAATAGGTAAAAAGCATGGAATAACAGAACTTCATCCTGATGTAGTAAGTTATGTGTCACATGCAACTCAGCAAAGGCTACAAAACCTCATAGAAAAAGTATCAGAAACTGCCCAACAAAAGAATCTTTCTTATAAGGATGAcgaaagatatgaacaggcaagtGATGTCCGGGCACAGCTCAAATTCTTTGAACAGCTTGATCAAATTGACAAACAGAGGAAAGATGAACA GAGAGAAATTTTAATGAGAGCTGCAAAGTCTCTATCTAGGCAAGAAGATCCAGAACAACTTAGGTTGAAACAGAAAGCAAAGGAGATGCAGCAACAAGAGCTAGCACAGATGAGGCAAAGGGATGCCAACTTAACTGCATTAGCAGCAATTGGTcctaggaagaaaaggaaaatggattcTCCGGGACCTGGATCAGGGACAGAAGGTTCTGGAACAAGTATAGCAGTCCCAGGCAGTTCTGGAGTTGGAACGACGAGACAGTTTATGCGACAAAGGATAACACAGGTCAACCTCAGGGACCTCATATTTTGTTTAGAAAATGAGCCAGAGACAAGCCATTCACGATTGCTATACAAAGCATTCCttaagtaa